A single window of Archangium gephyra DNA harbors:
- a CDS encoding LVIVD repeat-containing protein, with protein sequence MNRSLVVMAGALLLTLPGCPNTEEEKHECDLPAFNLSACDRSGFAAVQADGVWKTNVTIDGVGTPTAFFLTPDQSQSLLFVTPLSERNVEGETFYLATDYERSFSSLRIALAGCEAPAPDRIKGQFRRCVNGEMDLEGTFEAARVHRPAGEQEASGVELVSETALPRGRAMDVFVSGGYAYVAALSEGLFIYDVKDPAAPRKVAEITPTADTWNRVWVKDQTLYVTSQTEGLLVYDVSNPEAPRRLMALPGSTDTVLAGWGLFVDGERLYMMSPSPRAEVLIFNVSKPSAPSLLTRYYVPESDTLKQEYPVDGVVLNNRLYLGHWAYGLAVVDVTDVAKPVSKGHFGYDNATSRTVAVGAIGDRTIAFEASEGWGSRLRALDVSDAAHITEVGRFEMGPASAVLGLTLVGTKLYVAHNQDGLRVLDMSNPSTPRQIAYYNTWRETDSGRGRAFLDGLSGVKAPGDGYLYATETSRGLLVFREQ encoded by the coding sequence ATGAATCGTTCTCTGGTGGTCATGGCGGGAGCCCTGCTCCTCACCCTTCCTGGATGCCCCAACACGGAAGAGGAGAAGCACGAGTGCGATCTTCCGGCCTTCAATCTGTCCGCATGTGATCGATCGGGTTTCGCCGCGGTCCAGGCCGATGGTGTCTGGAAGACCAACGTCACCATTGACGGAGTGGGCACGCCGACGGCGTTCTTCCTCACGCCGGATCAGTCCCAGTCCCTGCTCTTCGTCACCCCGCTCTCGGAGCGCAACGTGGAGGGGGAGACCTTCTACCTGGCCACGGACTACGAGCGCTCCTTCTCGTCCCTGCGGATCGCGCTCGCCGGCTGCGAGGCCCCGGCGCCGGATCGGATCAAGGGTCAGTTCCGCCGCTGCGTGAATGGGGAGATGGACCTCGAGGGCACCTTCGAGGCGGCGCGCGTCCATCGGCCCGCGGGTGAGCAGGAGGCGTCCGGGGTGGAGCTGGTGTCGGAGACGGCCCTGCCGCGCGGCAGGGCGATGGACGTCTTCGTGTCGGGTGGGTACGCCTACGTGGCGGCGCTGTCCGAGGGCCTCTTCATCTACGACGTGAAGGACCCGGCCGCTCCCCGGAAGGTGGCGGAGATCACCCCCACGGCGGACACCTGGAATCGCGTCTGGGTGAAGGACCAGACGCTCTACGTCACCAGCCAGACCGAGGGGCTGCTCGTCTATGACGTGAGCAACCCGGAGGCGCCCCGGCGGCTCATGGCGCTGCCGGGCTCGACGGACACCGTCCTGGCGGGGTGGGGCCTGTTCGTGGACGGGGAGCGGCTCTACATGATGTCGCCGTCCCCCCGGGCCGAGGTGCTCATCTTCAATGTCTCCAAGCCCTCGGCGCCCTCGCTGCTGACGCGCTACTACGTGCCGGAGAGCGACACCCTGAAGCAGGAGTACCCGGTGGATGGGGTCGTCCTCAACAACCGGCTCTACCTGGGTCACTGGGCGTATGGGTTGGCGGTGGTGGACGTGACGGATGTGGCCAAACCGGTGTCCAAGGGGCACTTCGGGTACGACAACGCCACCAGCCGCACGGTGGCGGTGGGCGCCATCGGGGACCGGACCATCGCCTTCGAGGCGAGCGAGGGCTGGGGCTCCCGGCTGCGGGCCCTGGACGTGTCGGATGCTGCCCACATCACCGAGGTAGGCCGCTTCGAGATGGGCCCGGCGTCCGCGGTGCTCGGTTTGACGCTGGTGGGCACGAAGTTGTACGTCGCTCATAACCAGGATGGGTTGCGTGTCCTGGACATGTCCAACCCGAGCACACCCCGGCAGATTGCCTACTACAATACGTGGCGGGAGACGGATTCAGGCCGGGGACGCGCGTTCCTGGACGGCCTCAGTGGGGTGAAGGCGCCTGGCGACGGGTACCTGTACGCTACCGAGACGTCCCGGGG
- a CDS encoding PD40 domain-containing protein: MNRRLLTATLLALVLSEAALAQVYVIPRRAQRSPVHTYEFDWKHMDILVGPEAEGVASPAAHRAHMQPPGAPGGPTSASPTTPQMRSPGVPTADGTQVPKGGKQGEQGTGGSPVESIEPGNPTPVADNQRDGGTPIATGGELYVPIALSADGGTPDGGPAYATSLGAKSGGVRFYFYENERNVAQYAAPQLEEAYRYLVDRFQFVPTQTFPYILYSSYQEFLQTNVFAVSEGTLGVTSTQGNLELALPYLGDHRLFGEISSHEMAHQFTIQKVRFLAEQAKVAGDPLNAIPLWFIEGLAEFYAKGGLDPEGEMMVRDLLINPDLERGYAFLDFWSPGPYGFLWIYKVGQARCQFLEETYGRGFIQKVIDNSPKLISGTAGTPELQFEGLVEMLTGDEPQKVAAKFEAWLKQRAYRTYLKAEQSTPQIDVLRERRGIVTSLNSSPDGRLLMYRSIIPETGQSQLIMLDPRAPQESVKVQGDGVPGYESLHPVFGRNFALTDDKLVFVAESLSRDIIYVQNFQHTAEAISMTGSLPSMGRSPYLNNPSGLRKDPPYKVRFNLGERVAYKLADHGLIAAYSPAFSPDGKQLAFIGLNESGTRDVYVLPLDQGLDVEPRQITHDVYAERSLAWGPAGIVFTSDATSHGYYNLFRVKPESADKVERLTTEARDHADPTVTPDGRLFFVAYEKSRSDLHEYTGGGGIVRRTDVTTGLFEPSPAPDGNLWLLYHVSGERKPALLRSQQLMTFEVAQASKVEAGPPSPLPQRSLVGAESYKPFARENIDLGPIMGFAGAGGGGFYGQVFASAADRMRNHAMMLQVAVYGSFDLTDGYLLYINQSQRTMYGLGLFQSLRFRLDGTLSKYRNQLPYYALVAGERFFGATSLARYPLSTFTFLEGNLSIGGASYFLDPTTAFILNLQELNGIGDLYSEWQRNRPGMRFQTEGSLAFGYNTLRYHYTGVPISGTSFLSEVTTGVQPFNGEFYGNLRLDAERYFPIPLGSTHIMLRGGAGTSFGGRFAQSFYLSSFDTLRGVPFGNEEWLLGQHYLYSTLELRVPLDAIIRIAFLNTLMGVAGFDVGGVGGTAREVWNRRVLDAAVGLNVGLGPILLRLHFAYPFDIKAPVGRPADKWVTQFSIGLAGLEGYLFKGHGKASPSQKKIPGPPVTLGGPNLGGF; encoded by the coding sequence GTGAATCGACGTCTTCTCACCGCCACCCTATTGGCCCTCGTCCTCTCAGAGGCCGCCCTCGCCCAGGTCTATGTCATTCCACGACGGGCTCAACGTTCGCCGGTGCACACGTATGAGTTCGACTGGAAGCACATGGACATCCTCGTGGGCCCCGAGGCCGAGGGTGTAGCCTCGCCAGCGGCCCACCGGGCCCACATGCAGCCGCCCGGCGCACCGGGAGGCCCCACGTCCGCGTCCCCCACCACGCCGCAGATGCGCTCGCCGGGCGTCCCCACCGCCGACGGGACGCAGGTGCCCAAGGGTGGCAAGCAGGGCGAGCAGGGCACTGGCGGCAGCCCCGTGGAGTCCATCGAGCCGGGCAACCCCACCCCCGTGGCCGACAACCAGCGGGATGGGGGCACGCCCATCGCCACGGGCGGTGAGCTCTACGTCCCCATCGCCCTGTCGGCGGACGGCGGCACGCCGGATGGCGGACCCGCCTATGCCACGTCGCTGGGCGCCAAGAGCGGCGGCGTCCGCTTCTACTTCTACGAGAACGAACGGAACGTGGCCCAGTACGCCGCGCCCCAGCTCGAGGAGGCCTACCGCTACCTCGTCGATCGCTTCCAGTTCGTCCCCACCCAGACCTTCCCGTACATCCTCTACAGCAGCTACCAGGAGTTCCTGCAGACCAACGTCTTCGCGGTGTCCGAGGGAACGCTGGGTGTCACCAGCACCCAGGGCAACCTGGAGCTGGCCCTGCCCTACCTGGGTGACCACCGGCTCTTCGGGGAGATCAGCTCCCACGAGATGGCCCACCAGTTCACCATCCAGAAGGTCCGCTTCCTGGCGGAGCAGGCCAAGGTCGCCGGGGATCCCCTCAACGCCATTCCCCTCTGGTTCATCGAGGGTCTGGCCGAGTTCTACGCCAAGGGCGGGTTGGATCCCGAAGGCGAGATGATGGTGCGGGATCTGCTCATCAACCCGGACCTGGAGCGCGGGTACGCCTTCCTCGACTTCTGGTCGCCCGGGCCCTACGGCTTCCTGTGGATCTACAAGGTGGGCCAGGCGCGCTGCCAGTTCCTGGAGGAGACGTACGGCCGGGGCTTCATCCAGAAGGTGATCGACAACTCGCCCAAGCTCATCTCCGGCACGGCGGGCACGCCGGAGCTGCAGTTCGAGGGGCTGGTGGAGATGCTCACCGGGGATGAGCCGCAGAAGGTGGCCGCGAAGTTCGAGGCGTGGCTGAAGCAGCGCGCCTACCGCACCTACCTCAAGGCCGAGCAGTCCACGCCGCAGATCGACGTGCTGCGCGAGCGCCGGGGCATCGTCACCTCGCTCAACAGCTCGCCCGATGGCCGGCTGCTCATGTACCGGAGCATCATCCCGGAGACGGGCCAGAGCCAGCTCATCATGTTGGATCCGCGCGCTCCCCAGGAGAGCGTGAAGGTGCAGGGCGACGGCGTGCCGGGCTACGAGTCGCTGCACCCCGTCTTCGGGCGCAACTTCGCCCTCACGGACGACAAGCTGGTCTTCGTGGCCGAGTCGCTGTCGCGCGACATCATCTACGTGCAGAACTTCCAGCACACCGCCGAGGCCATCTCCATGACGGGCTCGCTGCCGTCCATGGGCCGCAGCCCCTACCTCAACAACCCCTCCGGGCTGCGCAAGGATCCGCCCTACAAGGTGCGCTTCAATCTGGGCGAGCGCGTGGCCTACAAGCTCGCGGACCACGGGCTGATCGCCGCGTACTCGCCGGCCTTCTCGCCGGATGGCAAGCAGCTGGCCTTCATCGGCCTGAACGAGTCGGGCACGCGCGACGTGTACGTGCTGCCGCTGGATCAGGGCCTGGACGTGGAGCCGCGGCAGATCACCCACGACGTGTACGCCGAGCGCAGCCTGGCCTGGGGCCCGGCCGGCATCGTCTTCACCTCGGACGCCACCTCGCACGGCTACTACAACCTCTTCCGGGTGAAGCCGGAGAGCGCCGACAAGGTGGAGCGCCTCACCACCGAGGCGAGGGACCACGCGGATCCCACGGTGACGCCCGACGGCCGCCTCTTCTTCGTGGCGTATGAGAAGAGCCGCTCGGACCTGCACGAGTACACCGGCGGTGGCGGGATCGTTCGGCGCACGGACGTGACCACGGGCCTCTTCGAGCCGAGCCCCGCTCCAGATGGGAACCTGTGGCTGCTCTACCACGTGTCCGGTGAGCGCAAGCCGGCCCTGCTGCGCTCGCAGCAGTTGATGACCTTCGAGGTGGCGCAGGCCAGCAAGGTCGAGGCGGGCCCTCCGAGCCCCCTGCCCCAGCGCTCGCTGGTGGGCGCCGAGTCCTACAAGCCCTTCGCCCGGGAGAACATCGACCTGGGGCCCATCATGGGCTTCGCCGGCGCGGGTGGCGGCGGCTTCTACGGCCAGGTGTTCGCCTCGGCCGCGGACCGGATGCGCAACCACGCCATGATGCTGCAGGTGGCCGTGTACGGCTCGTTCGACCTGACCGACGGCTACCTGCTGTACATCAACCAGTCACAGCGCACGATGTACGGCCTGGGTCTCTTCCAGTCCCTGCGCTTCCGCCTGGACGGGACGCTGAGCAAGTACCGCAACCAACTGCCCTACTACGCACTCGTCGCGGGTGAACGCTTCTTCGGCGCCACCTCCCTGGCGCGCTACCCGCTGAGCACCTTCACCTTCCTGGAAGGCAACCTCAGCATCGGTGGAGCCTCGTACTTCCTCGATCCGACAACCGCCTTCATCCTCAACCTGCAGGAGCTCAACGGCATCGGCGACCTGTACTCGGAGTGGCAGCGGAACAGGCCAGGCATGCGCTTCCAGACGGAGGGCTCGCTGGCCTTCGGCTACAACACCCTGCGCTACCACTACACGGGCGTGCCCATCTCCGGCACCTCGTTCCTGAGCGAGGTCACCACCGGCGTCCAGCCCTTCAACGGCGAGTTCTACGGCAACCTGCGCCTGGACGCGGAGCGCTACTTCCCCATCCCGCTGGGCAGCACCCACATCATGCTGCGCGGTGGCGCGGGCACCAGCTTCGGTGGACGCTTCGCCCAGTCCTTCTACCTCTCCAGCTTCGACACCCTTCGCGGCGTGCCCTTCGGCAACGAGGAGTGGCTGCTGGGCCAGCACTACCTGTACTCCACGCTGGAGCTGCGCGTGCCGCTGGATGCGATCATCCGCATCGCCTTCCTCAACACCCTCATGGGTGTGGCCGGCTTCGACGTGGGCGGCGTGGGCGGTACGGCCCGCGAGGTGTGGAACCGGCGCGTGCTCGATGCCGCCGTGGGCCTCAACGTGGGCCTCGGTCCCATCCTCCTGCGCCTGCACTTCGCCTACCCGTTCGACATCAAGGCCCCCGTGGGCCGGCCAGCCGACAAGTGGGTGACGCAGTTCTCCATCGGCCTCGCCGGGCTCGAGGGCTATCTCTTCAAGGGACACGGCAAGGCGTCCCCGTCCCAGAAGAAGATCCCCGGGCCTCCCGTGACGCTTGGGGGACCCAACCTCGGCGGGTTCTGA